From the genome of Labeo rohita strain BAU-BD-2019 chromosome 12, IGBB_LRoh.1.0, whole genome shotgun sequence:
AAACGCCCCGAGGGAGTAATGAGCAATTACCACCCATggtacaaatttaattttttgtttaaaatctaATAACATGAAAACCCTGGACATTTTTCAAAccttgtttataatttatatcattGTCATTAAAACTATGATAACTTTTCTGAAaacatttaacttttgtttcaTAGAAAAAATTAGGCTACACAGTCTTTAAGGGGGAGGCGTTTTTTCCCACTCTACCCTATAtgcttgctttatttatttgttattatttatttatcaatgaaACCCGGCCTGTAAATAATATACTTTCACACATCATGGgtttatgacaaataaaaatcaaaagtaaTTTGAATTTACATCAACACGTCTCCTTTCACAGTGTCAGGAAAGCGAAACCTATCTCTCTGCCTTTTTACTTTCGTTTTCGTGATATCGAATCTTTCGACACGCAAACCGAAGGGAAGAACGTTTCCTGAAAAATATTAAACGAGGTAGGAGTGAATAGAACCTTCTGTAAGTAACACATTTATCAACCAAACGTGCAATTTAAATGTATCATACTGACTTCGCATGTGCTGACTAATCTTAAGCAAACCTGTCCAAAATTGCCTATACACGCCTGAATTACCGCGTAGCAGAAGGAGAAAGTAATTTGCATGTTCTTCCGTTGATGTATACCTCGTAgcagtcacatttttttttacattgttatctaaactttctattcaaatttGTTTCGCAAAATAATATTCATGCTGtggttatttataaaaataaactgttaatCATAACTTGCATGTTCTCAAGGGGTCAGtgttacacaaaaacacatttcttttcCTCATGTCTCCAGCAACAAAGACATGGAAACAAAGCTCAGGCAGCTGGAATGTCTTTTTACATGGGGTGTGGAAAAATCAGACATAAGGGATTTGAACAGCTTACCCAACAGACTCCATGACAGGATCAGATTTTGTCCACAAAATTATCATGCCACGTATTTCAACCTTCTGGCTTTCATCAGCCACTTGGAGGGTAAAACTGAGAGTGCGCTGGACTACCTTCAAAAGGCTGAATTGGCATTAAAAGAAGACCAACGAAATAAAGCTGAGTTCCTTGTGACGTTCTCTAGCTTTGCATGGGTACACTATCACTTGCAAAGGCTAAATGATGTGGAAGATTACTTGAACAAGGTGAAAAGTATATGCAATGACATACCAGGTTCATCAGATTACTCCTGCAGCTTGCCAGTAATACATGGTGAGAAAGCCTGGAGCTTTCTGAGACTTGGAGGAACGTTTTATGAGCAAGCAAAAGAGAGTTTCTCTAAGGCTCTTGAAGCGGAACCAGACAACATGTTGTTTAATATAGGCTACGCAATAGTGCTTTACAGGATAGACAGTATGAACAAAGCAGACCACACTGAAACAGCCACTGAACAGCTTAGAAAAGCTCTTAGCCTTGAGCCCACAAACACCGAGATCATGGTACTTTTGGCTCTGAAACTCCAGAGGTCAAAGAGACAAGAAGCCCAGAATCTTATAAAAGAGGCCCTCAGGTTGTCTCCTGATGTCCCACAAGTAACCAGGTATGTGGCTAAATATTTCAGGGTAGAAGGCTCCATTAAAGAATCACTTTCCGTCCTCACTAGGGCAGTGGAGCAGGCCCCAAACTCCTCCTTCCTGCACCATCAAATTGGTCTTTGCCATAAAAAGCTGCTTATTCAGATGTTTGAGGAAAGGAGGCCCGGAAGACGTGTTCCTGCTGCTCAGAAAGCCGCTAAGGTGGCTGAATGTATCCAGCACTTTTCGAAGGCTGTAGAGCTGAAGTCGAACAATATTTATGCCAAAGTGAATTTAGCAGAGGCCTATGGGGAGAACCGGCAACTTGAACAGGCAGAGAAGATCTTCAGCAGCCTGATAGATGACAAGGCTCTCAGTGAGTCTGAGAAGCAGCACTGCTACACATCCTATGGTATATTCCTGCTCTACAAGAAAAAGGATGAAGACGAAGCAGTTGGTCTGTTCAAGTCAGCATACATGATTCCTATCGACAGCTATGAAAGGAAACAAGCTGGCAAGAAGCTCACACTAATCGCCGAGAGGAATCTCAACACCAAGCAGAAAGTCAGAGAGGCATTCGAGATTTTGGCTTTTATATCATCTGAAGACAAGCAGGAGACGCAAGCAAAGGAGTATCTGCGGAGAGCCCATCAGCACTGCTCGCATACTGACGAGCTGTCAGAAAGCTTTGCTAAGGGACTGAAATTTTAACTAATTTCTTGTACATACATTTATCAAAAAACGTATTATAAGGCTTTAAATGTTGACTTATTCGTTTTCATTaacccccggtttcacagacaaggcttaagcctagtactagactaaaatgtaagtctgagctgatcttaaaatatatcagtgcctgtgttttgtctcaagatgcacaccagtaatgtaaaaaaaaaaaaaaaaaaaaaaaaaaaaaaaaaacactttataaaaaatactacaatatcctaattgaactatggcctaatgcTGGCTGTATATGCCGTATATACGAAGAAAAGTAAACATAAATATTGTCAGTGGCTGTATCAGAGCTCTGCTGTTGAACGTTTGCCTGAATtgcttgtttgtgtttatttcctGTTGTACAAACGTCTTATACTTTTATGAAGGCtcttattgtttattaaatattactgttcaataaataatcattcatatcaataatagtagtatttagtagtagtatttgaAATTGAGAAACAATCTGGGTGTTAGTGATGGTGATTTTGACTTTAGTGCAGGTTACATTATTACACCACTAGATGGCGACAAAACTGTCTTTATTAGTGAGTCCGCAGcaaacttttactttaaacaacatctatatgtatgtatgtgtgtgtgtgtgtattttaagtCCACATGccactatatataaatacaatatatatatatatatatatataatataaataaacacacaaaaaaatcattcatatgaacagttttgttttgtcattgtcTCTTAActgaaagtgacagtaaaagacagaaataaatatgcaaaagaaGCATTACATCTAGACAGCCTTTATTTAACTACCAAATATTGTACTTCATTTGAGGTGGCCTAAgctctctagcttctgctatgTCTCTCTCACTCTCCCTTCAGCCAAGGTTTCAGTTTCCATTCTGATTTTGACACTCCCATCTCTAGGAGAGGTCAATAAAGCCTGCACAGCCTTCCTCATCTGAAACAGTTTGCTTCTGAAACATTTATCGTACAGACATCCCAGATAAGGTAAGTGAATGCCTAGAATTATACAGGTTTTTGCAGTTGGTCTACAGTGGGTTCATTTGTTACAAAAATCTGTTAGatatcatatttaatataaaaatgtacttcaagaagcaagaaaatgcatttcatttttttaattaaattttaaattaatgtaaattttggcctgaataaatacatttaaataaaacatatactgaccaaaaatataagaaatataagtaactaaaatatatttatgtaagtaTCCTTTAAAATCTATATTAGTATATTGGACAGTTTTTGCATATTTCAAATAGATATATGagaatgccttttttttttttcatttgttccaGGTATGGATCCTGAAAGAACTCTGAGAACAAAACTTCACCAGCTGGAATGCCACTTCACCTGGGCTCTGCTGAAAGATGATATAGATCTAAAGGATGTTTTCAACAGGCTGCAAGAACAGATTAAGTTGGACCTCACAAAGAAAGATGGACTTGCCCGAACTTACAGTGCTTTGGCATATATCCAGTACCTTTTGGGGTTTCACGAGGAGGCACATAACAACCTCATGACATCCATGGAGCTACACATGGAATGCCACGGGGATGAATTTCATAAGACTCTCATTGTCACTTATGGAAACCTTGCCTGGTTAAACTACCACATGAAGAACTACACAGAATGTGAAAGCTACCTGAAGAAGCttcaaaagataaatgaaaCCCTTCCAACTGACTTATCAGTTCCAGCAGTGCTTGGTGAGAAGGGATGGACTTTTCTTAAATTCTCACGCAAATATTATGAAGGAGCTAAAGAATGTTTCAGGAAGGCTTTAGAACAGGAACCAGAGGAAGGCGAATGGAATGCTGGTTATGCCATTGCACTGTATCGCACTGAATATGAGAGTTTCACTTTGGAGGATTCACCTACAATAAAACAACTGAGACGGGCCATTGACACAAATCCAGATGATGACGTTCTCAAAGTCCTCTTAAGCATGCGACTGATTATTTACAAGAGGTACAACGAGGCTGAAAGCTTGGTAGAGAGGGCTTTAGAAAGATCTCCAGATCACCCACATGTCATGAGATATGTTGCGAAATTCTTCAGGAATCAAAAAAGTGTGGACAGGTCAGTTGCTCTTTTGAAGCAAGCGCTTGAACGCTCACCCAATTCGAGTTTCATACATCATCAGTTGTCTCTTTGCTATAAGCTGAAGAAAATCCAACTGCTGCGGGAGCGAAGTCACCATACCAAAGGGTCAAGAGTTCAACAGATTCGCGATCAATGCATCTATCATTTAGAAAAGGCCACCAGCCTGACGGCCTCCTTCATTTCTGCAATGAGTGATCTAGCGTTGCTGTACGGAGAGAACCAGGACATAGAGCGGGCTGAGGAGCTGTTTCGGGTCACTTTTAAAGCAGCTGAAGAGAAAAACGACAATCTACATGTGGTCAACTTTTACTATGCTGAATTCCAGCTGTACTGCCACAAATGTGAGCCGTTAGCTATCAAACACTTCATGGAATGTCTAAAGATGAGCCCAGATTCAGTCGAAGGGAAGAGAAGTGCCTACAATTTAAAGAAGATCGCTGACAAACGGATTCAGAGAAACTCACTGGAAGGGGAGGCTTACGGGATACTAGGGTTCCTTCATAAGGTAAAAGGGGAGAAACGTCAAGCCATTGAGTGCTATGAGAAAGCTCTGAGTTACGAAGACAATGATGAGTTCCTCAGTAACCTTAGTGCACTCAGACTGTCCTTACAGTGAAGTCATTTTACACATATTATGAACACATATTATGCGCTTACACTATTAGATCTACATTATGTAATATGCATTTGATTGTGCTTCATGTACTGACACTTCATGGCTATTTATTATGTAACTGTACAATGGAGATTAAGTCAGAAAAAATGAtcagaaaatatataatgtattgtatCTGTTGATGTTCTAAGATTAAACTACTATAGGCCCAACATCACtggctaaaaatattttacagtattactaaACTGTGATTATCCAAAAGGCACTTTACACTAAgagcttaaatgtttaaataaaattcataatgtatataatgcttgtttgtctgttttttcaCAAGCAGTTGTTTGTACAGGTAATGAGGGCCATAAGAAAGGTGAATGTAATTATGCATTTCAGTGTGACATGACTTTTCTTCCATACATCAGAACTCCTTGGaacaaacaagtaaaattataagtgaaggatccttagatccttacatgcaaattattgtgttgtgtttaaattttatgtttgtttttaatttcatttataatcatttatttacataatcatttaataatcattttataatcattaatcattcacataattcatatttaattatttatttgattatttaagtatttatcatttattcatatatattattcagttatatgtttttatattttatatttcttattattttccttgcttatgtattttcattattgttcagttccatgattgtggggtttcatgaattgtttggtccaagaaatagataacggggatgtttatggaaattcaaggtttatgggatgttgaatccgtttgatatatcattgttCTTTGAGCTGTACTCCTCAGACGAAGTTTGaacattgagacatacgcaactaaaactgttcaataaattctattataccttttttaccatcatcacttcgtctcctgcttctgctcttttctggctTTCATCGATCAACTtcataactgacagaaacctgctcgttagtggggttggggtaactacagcttgctgactagttgttcCGTTACCaaaagactgatatatttctgacgggatctggtgtccggggctggatcctGATTGTCTGGCGTGTGGACCTGATCTAACATAAGTAAATGTATGTTGTACATTCCCTCCctaaaagataaatatttaacctgtaaatgtaaaaaatgtaaagcactgttaaaataaaacattttacctTTAAACGTATCATCCAGCCACATCAATCATAAGACAGCAATACAATCCAAATGACAGCTGACCCAAGGACATTcagttatataattaatatttaacttgcCCGCTGTAGAGCGTAACACAAGTGtgtatttgattacattttgagGTGTGGATTGAGTTGAGTTGATCACCTTTCATTCTGGCACAAAGTGTgcactgtattttttacatttcttttttcagtagAGACATGTTGCATTTAAATCTATGTTCATTTTCCTTGTGGCACAATTTCTGCAGGTccttaataaatgctataagtCTATTACATTTACCATTGTTCTTTCTAACAATATGTATATTAGCATCACGATGGCAAGTTTTACAGCTCTTCTACAAGTatacaaaatgcacaaaaaacaatCTATCCAGTTAGTACATGGTCCCTATTGATTTATATAGTATTGGagaaaaatactatggaaatcTATTTGGAccacaacatttttcaaaatgtcttattttgtgttcagcagaagaaagaaattcatacaggttttgaacagcttgagggtgagtaaatgatgacagaattttcatttttgggtgaactatcactttaaacatctttttttttttttttttttttttttttttttttcttaacgcAGCTGAAGACAAGCATCTCAATAATTAACTGACCCAGGGCCAGCTGGATAACATgagaaaataagacaaaatagcTAATTTGAACAGACTTGAGCACAACTGTAATTAGGCCGAAAGGCAGGACAAGTACATGTAAATTTTTTGTTATGCCGCTTGTCCTTCATAAAACTTTTTGGGGTGAGTTGAATGCAGGTTtagtcagaaattcaacaactCAAGTGAAGAATAAAACATatcaagaaaaactatcaagtgTATATCGCCGACAGAATGAGTCTGTCTTGTTGTCGGGGAATAACATAACTTGGAATGTCaagactgaccaatcagaatcaagcattccacagagccgtgtagTAACACCACAAATTAAGACTTAtcacctcttatttactttgagatcattctgacgTCAAGTACAGATTTAAGAAATAGAAGTAATTTAAAAGCTGTGATACtggtttttaaatcaaatgtttgcataataATGAcgggaaacactggcatctaacaatgccttggaaaaaaacattttgtaattaaattacgtaattcagTTACATGCACTACTCCCCAACAGTGCGTACAATGTATTATGTCtgcaattaattttattttaggatgTCATCAGTAGTTCCTAGAAAGCAAAATGTTTTCGGATGGTATGTGCCTTGAATCTCGAAAAACGAAACTGGCAGGAAAGTGATCGGGCATGACGCATCTTTCAGGAACTGAAAGTAGACTGCTACAGTGCATACTAAGCTAGTGAAACATCACTGTCCCGTCCGTATACTTTCCCGCAAGCTACAAATAAAAGGATGTCAGAGATGAGGTGAGTGCCGTTTCTAAATTTGAACTAAAGATTTGTCTTGATATTTGAAACTACATGACAAACGGTAATAACAAAGGTTGGGAAGTTTTGAGATCTGGCCGGCAGGACCTGAACAATTGGGTAGCATCAGAACAGAAAAGCAGTAGCTAATCTGCTCGCTGTCGAGGTTCAAGTTAAAATTGTCGTTCAGATAACTGTTCAGATTATATAGAATACTTCAATCTTAGTTTCCATAATAAGAGTGATTTGGTAAGAAATAAGAAGCATGTCCTCTTGTATTAAAGagctaataataatttcattttgcacggatatatattgttttaattgagAAATTATTTGTGATGATTGTGGTtgacatttctataatttaatatataaacgtTTATATCAGCTGAGACTTGAGTGAGATGGAAAATATGAGAAATGACAAAGCtgccaaaataataaacaagtacacgaataaatatacaaagaaatgtaaaacaacaacaataaatgagTATTTTTACTTCCACTTTACTCttgtttatttatgcatgattgaatattttacacatttattttttcatttagactatttatttatacatgtatttattttcacatgtatTTATTTCCTAATTTCTTTGTCCATATGGTAATGAAGGGGGCGTGTTTTACCTTAGATGTAGCAATCGACCTCAGAGTTGTGGCCTTGGCCAGAAAAAAGCTTTGCAATATTAGGAAACATTAATGTACTAGTTGAATGCATGAATGCAGTTGTTTCAAACACACTGATCAGTATGACTAAGCTGCTGCATAAGTTTCACCAGCAATAAACACAAGCTCTTATCAGTCACATCCAGTTCATTATCAGATCTGATCTATTGATGTTGTAGTTTCTGTTcatattcagataaatactgaaaATCCCACCTGGACGCTTTATCTAGAAAATAatatgtttgttcatttgttcatatACTGTGcaaaactgttattattattattaaattgctTAAACcagaatatttcattttaacaatatcGCCCATGTCCAAGCCATTCATTCATTGACTTGCACTACTCAAAGGCCTCATAGCTTCTTTCCTGCTTAAGCCAGAACTCTAGGCTTGTAGTCTAAAGTTAAACATTTCCATATTTCCATTTCATTACCATATCACAAAGCAAtgtagaaataaatgaaaaatacataaatgtaaaaaaaatacatgtataagatataaaagtagaaatatttatttgtgtgtgtgtgtgtgtgtgtgtgtttttttttaatttctttaattttttttaaattaattaattaattaattcagcTTTGGCATTAAGCACTGGGATTGGTGCTGGATAAGGTGTTAAAGTGGTCAGCAGGGGGCGTGCTCTCTGCATCCAAATTTACTAGTATAGTGGTAGGACATACAGCCTACTATAAAAGTCTCTGTagtttaaatgattatttaaacgGAGGTCCTGTCTCTATCTGCTTAGTTAAAAAACCTAGGGTGTTTACCTAAAAGACTAGGAATGTAGTCCACAGTAGTATCACAACATGTGCCTCACCCATTGATCTGGTAACTCCCATTACTTTTGTGCAGAGACCTATACTTGAGAGATTCTCCTGTGACTCTAAAGCACTTTGagttatataatgtataaacatatatgtgtgtgtaattaattactgtGGGAAGCTGTTACTATAGCCATTgctatatataaacatgcagACAGATGTTTTTTGTCTGTGGTGGTATTATTCTTTCATAAGCAATGTTTAATATGcagcattttttatatttattgtttaaaactaAATAGTTAAGTGAGGCAAAATctgttctttttattcttttgattATCTTGTTTTCTTGTTAGTTCAATCCAGGACAGTTTACAATCGAAACTGGATCAGCTGGAGTGTCACTTCACTTGGGGCATTAAAAAAGAGGATCTAGTCTTGATGGATATTCTCAATAGGCTTGAGGAACAGGCCAAGATGGGTCTAGGAGGGGAGCAGGGAGTTGCACGAACTCACTGCTCTTTAGGATATGTGAAATTTCTTCTTGGGCGCAACGAAGAGGTCTTTACTCACCTGTTGAAATCTGAGACGCTCATTAAAGAAAACCTCGGTGTCAACTGTGACAAGACTCTCATTGTCACCTATGGAAATTTTGCCTGGATAAACTACCATATGAAGAACTACACAGAGTGTGAAAGTTACCTGATGAAGCTTCAGAAGATAAATGAAACATGTTCAAGTGAGCCTTCATCTGTTTCAGAGATGCTTGGTGAAAAGGGATGGGCCTATCTTAAATTCTCACGCAAATATTATGACAAAGCCATAGAGGTTTTTCAGAAGGCTGTGGAACTGGATCCAGAAAATAGCGAGTGGAACGCTGGTTATGCGAAAGCTCTGTTTCGCACTGAAACTGGTACACTTTGCACTGTGGATTCACCTGCAATCAAACAGCTGGAACGGGCCATTGAGATTGATCCAGATGATGATGCCTCTAGAGTTCTTCTAGGAGTTAAACTTTTGTTCTGTTCCAAAAAGTTGATGAAAGATTCTGAGAAACTGATAGAGACAGCTCTGAATGGCTCTCCAGAACATCCACATGTCATAAGATATGTAGGGAAATTCTTCAGGAATCAAGGATCTGTAGACAGGTCAATTGCACTGCTGAAGAAAGCACTTGAAAAGTCACCAAACTCAGGTTTCATACATCATCAGTTGGCAATGTGCTACAAGACcatgaaaataaatttacagaaagaaaaacgGGAAGTAAATAGGTTTGAGATAAATATTGCACGAAAACAGTGCATTTACTATTTAGAAAAGGCAACTTCTCTAAAAGCTTCCTTTGTCATTGCCATGAGTGAGCTTGCACTTCAGTATGGAGAGAAACGTGATCTGCCCAAGGCAGAGGAACTATTTGcccaaacatttaaaacagctagAGAGAAAAATGATAGTTTGCATGTAGTACATTATTACTATGCTGAGTTCCAGCAGTATTCTAAAAGACGCGAGGACTTAGCAATCAGACACTACACGGAGTGTTTGAAAATGAGTCCACATACTAGTGAGGGGGATAGAAGCGCAAAGAAACTGAAGAACATTGCCCAGAGATATATGAAGGATGACCCAGGTGATTGGAAGGCAAATGAAATACTGGGattaatatatcaaataaaaggGGAAATGTTTGGGGACACCAAGAGCTATGCAGCCACTTCAGGCAATGAAGAAGACGATGAATCCCTCAGTAATCTTTGTGAGAttaatctgaaaatataaactTTCTACAAGGATACATAATTAgctgtttaaaaacaaacaaacaaaagaacagaaaatatGCACATAAATTTGTTACTCTTAATTCTAATGTTGATAAATCTGGGTGATGCCAAGCTAGTAATTTGCATAAACTCTGTGAATATAAGGCCTTTCCTTGATACTTTGCTCTTTTTCTCACACTCACTCCCACCTGAGTGCATGCCCAAACTCTTTTAGTGTGGCATTCTCAAAACCGGTTAAagacaaaaactgtttttaagtaGCCCTAGAATTAGGTCTACATTTTGTCATATATTTAGATTGCATTTTTGCACACTTCATGAATC
Proteins encoded in this window:
- the ifit9 gene encoding interferon-induced protein with tetratricopeptide repeats 9; the protein is METKLRQLECLFTWGVEKSDIRDLNSLPNRLHDRIRFCPQNYHATYFNLLAFISHLEGKTESALDYLQKAELALKEDQRNKAEFLVTFSSFAWVHYHLQRLNDVEDYLNKVKSICNDIPGSSDYSCSLPVIHGEKAWSFLRLGGTFYEQAKESFSKALEAEPDNMLFNIGYAIVLYRIDSMNKADHTETATEQLRKALSLEPTNTEIMVLLALKLQRSKRQEAQNLIKEALRLSPDVPQVTRYVAKYFRVEGSIKESLSVLTRAVEQAPNSSFLHHQIGLCHKKLLIQMFEERRPGRRVPAAQKAAKVAECIQHFSKAVELKSNNIYAKVNLAEAYGENRQLEQAEKIFSSLIDDKALSESEKQHCYTSYGIFLLYKKKDEDEAVGLFKSAYMIPIDSYERKQAGKKLTLIAERNLNTKQKVREAFEILAFISSEDKQETQAKEYLRRAHQHCSHTDELSESFAKGLKF
- the ifit10 gene encoding interferon-induced protein with tetratricopeptide repeats 10, with the translated sequence MDPERTLRTKLHQLECHFTWALLKDDIDLKDVFNRLQEQIKLDLTKKDGLARTYSALAYIQYLLGFHEEAHNNLMTSMELHMECHGDEFHKTLIVTYGNLAWLNYHMKNYTECESYLKKLQKINETLPTDLSVPAVLGEKGWTFLKFSRKYYEGAKECFRKALEQEPEEGEWNAGYAIALYRTEYESFTLEDSPTIKQLRRAIDTNPDDDVLKVLLSMRLIIYKRYNEAESLVERALERSPDHPHVMRYVAKFFRNQKSVDRSVALLKQALERSPNSSFIHHQLSLCYKLKKIQLLRERSHHTKGSRVQQIRDQCIYHLEKATSLTASFISAMSDLALLYGENQDIERAEELFRVTFKAAEEKNDNLHVVNFYYAEFQLYCHKCEPLAIKHFMECLKMSPDSVEGKRSAYNLKKIADKRIQRNSLEGEAYGILGFLHKVKGEKRQAIECYEKALSYEDNDEFLSNLSALRLSLQ
- the LOC127173659 gene encoding interferon-induced protein with tetratricopeptide repeats 5-like, which translates into the protein MSEMSSIQDSLQSKLDQLECHFTWGIKKEDLVLMDILNRLEEQAKMGLGGEQGVARTHCSLGYVKFLLGRNEEVFTHLLKSETLIKENLGVNCDKTLIVTYGNFAWINYHMKNYTECESYLMKLQKINETCSSEPSSVSEMLGEKGWAYLKFSRKYYDKAIEVFQKAVELDPENSEWNAGYAKALFRTETGTLCTVDSPAIKQLERAIEIDPDDDASRVLLGVKLLFCSKKLMKDSEKLIETALNGSPEHPHVIRYVGKFFRNQGSVDRSIALLKKALEKSPNSGFIHHQLAMCYKTMKINLQKEKREVNRFEINIARKQCIYYLEKATSLKASFVIAMSELALQYGEKRDLPKAEELFAQTFKTAREKNDSLHVVHYYYAEFQQYSKRREDLAIRHYTECLKMSPHTSEGDRSAKKLKNIAQRYMKDDPGDWKANEILGLIYQIKGEMFGDTKSYAATSGNEEDDESLSNLCEINLKI